The Deinococcus sedimenti genomic interval AGCACGGTCAGCGTGAACGCCGCACACACCAGGAGTACCCAGCGATCCAGCCCCTGAGCGCTGTGCAGCGCGAACTGGTTCAGGCCGAACTGGTGTTTGGACTCCTTGAAGAAGGATTCGATCGCCCATCGACATTTTCCCTCTCTGGCGACACCGTCGCCAGAGAGGAGTTCCGACGACACCGAGAAGAAGGTCCGGTCGCCCCGATCACATCGGGCCAACGTCACGACCTCCCACGGCCAGTTGTGGAGGGACAGCCAGCTGCCGTGCTCGCAGTCACTCACGGTCACTCGACCTGGGTGATCGGTGCGTCGATTCGACCGAACACCCACGACGAACTCGAATCCCTCATCCCGCACACCCTGCAGGAACTTCGCGGACTCGAACCCGCTGTCAGCCAGCACGCACACGTCGAATCGCCGCCGGATCGGTTGCGGCACGGTGGCGAGGAGATCCAGGGCGAGCCGGACCGGGGTCGGGGTGCCCCGACCCCGGTACACGCGATACCCGACTGGGAATTTGAGTGTGCCGTAGACGGCGTACAGGACCACGAGGTGAATGCCGTGCACGCCGTTATACACGCGAACAGCGGGGAGTTTCTGGCCAGTCTTCGGGATCCTGGTGAGGTCGACGCACAGGTGAAGTCGCGGGCGCCGCTTGCGGCGCGCCGCCAGAAGAAGCGACTCCCATTGCGTCTGCTGAAGACTGTCCCAGCAGGCACGCGTGTCCCAGGTGTACGCGTTCAGGAAACGACTGAGGGCACTCGCGCTGACCGTAGAGGCACGGTGAAGCGCTGTTTTCCGCCCCAGATCGAGGAACATGCCGAGCGCAGCCTCAAGGCTGCGCCGCTGATAGATCGTGCGGGGGACGGAGAGCAGGTGATCTGCCAGAATACGAGCGCGCTTCCCGGAGAGTCTGAGGTCGTTCACACCCTCGTTCTCTCGTCTGGGAGCGCGTTTTGACTACCTATTCAGGTGCAAGATCTGAGAGCTACCGTCCGAACCTCTTCGTCACCTACCGGGTGCAGGGATTGCCCCGGACCTCTGTACCGGACATCTTGCCCTCAGACCGCGCCTGGCGCGTGAAATGGCGTGCTCAGCAGCCT includes:
- a CDS encoding transposase, coding for MNDLRLSGKRARILADHLLSVPRTIYQRRSLEAALGMFLDLGRKTALHRASTVSASALSRFLNAYTWDTRACWDSLQQTQWESLLLAARRKRRPRLHLCVDLTRIPKTGQKLPAVRVYNGVHGIHLVVLYAVYGTLKFPVGYRVYRGRGTPTPVRLALDLLATVPQPIRRRFDVCVLADSGFESAKFLQGVRDEGFEFVVGVRSNRRTDHPGRVTVSDCEHGSWLSLHNWPWEVVTLARCDRGDRTFFSVSSELLSGDGVAREGKCRWAIESFFKESKHQFGLNQFALHSAQGLDRWVLLVCAAFTLTVLCAEGGKTLEEDARVAAQIALPALVVGRLMIEVQRHEELLRQHGYSVHLFRCKI